The genome window tcaaaaggttagtgaaatgatttttttttaaatcctgcgtttgttgattgcatattttttcctacttggctatgctaatgagctatgtctgcggtggtggtttgacataaatatgtgctatgttttcaccgtaaaacattttagaaatctgacttgttgcctggattcacaaagagtgtagctttaattcaataccctgcatgtgtattttaatgaatgtttgagttttaactaatactattagcatttagtgtagtgcatttgcatttccagagctctagatgggacgcttgcgtgccaggtaggagcaagaggttaagaaaGAGAAAAAATAGAAAaagttaaaaataataatattgcagttagccatgacagcctttataatagaatgcttgtgacctcacacatctaaatattgcacttggggaaaaaaacatcttaacctctctgcgcacggaacccggtagcgggatgaaattcgacaacataaatagtcatattaaacattcatgaaaatacaagtgtctcacatgtttcgaaagcctagactcttgctaatccaactgcgttgtcagattttaaaaatgatttactgggaaagaatacgatgcgattatctgaggatagagccccataaaaaaacaactatttcaaccagcacaggcgtaacaaaatcacaaacggcaataaaataaatagtttacctttgacgatcttcctcggtttgcaattccaatgctcattgttacacaatgagtGGTTTTTTGTTTGATCGGATCCATTTTTAtggcctaacacgaaacattttgtgaaccacCTGTGttgtgaattccgtctcattccattttcgacgacacattcgaggtaaatacacacacagaatgtGACTTTTCCAgccatgtttggtttcattgcaatcaactggtttgtttgtaaaacaaaccaaacctgatgggtcatttcaCGGGACGTACTGACTGagagaaaccgatttgaagacaacaagtaatgacatcattgtgcaccgatgatttgcccgctgtttcgttgattgactgtattttaacccaatgaccactgatcgtcttcaaatctagctgggtagatagccaatgagctgaggtaaacggctatatgtaatgtttatgtgttggaagaccgacctatgtagtaaactccggcgtAAAGAGGTTCATCCGCCATTGACGATTCATACCGGAAGGTGCAACACGTTGCACACAGCAttgttttggtaaagcgcatattcagctgtttatatatcaatcagtatggcgactaagtcaggaaacactaaatctaagtctagatatacagatgtacacacaattttagaagaaattgatcgggGACGACTCATTTGgcgattcccaaatggaggaatatgTTTTGAACGGaaaggacatcgttttggactggtaagttcttctcatgctaatgccgttgtttgaaattaataatataaaatattatttgtgaaacgaaatagcctatttgaggctgttgaggggagggcaggcacacaacaatggccaaagtgaaatggagacagtagatacagctggtctgtcataatataatagagacagtagatctagctgaaatgtcataatataaatgagacagtagatctagcaggtctataataatattataatatctgtttattatacctcttgatacagggctcatatgtgaaactattctaactgaacattttctttcacagtgacactgactacgaatgggagcccccagtgccaaggtgtccatccgCCAAAGAAGCTtgttcatccagctcctgccacaagtggtgttcatctgcccaaatgtatttctgcaggcatggatgtgctatggcacctggcatcagcagcataatattgtgtagaggactgagggtcttccaaatattgatattgttattttgtaaatgtgtatatattttttttcatgtttgttctccattttttttggggggtgtgtgttagaataccattttggtattttgtatatagttattcgattcaaaatgtataacttcaccaatttggccacttgggtacttttgggctacttgtgtgggacacctgggtgacttcatgataaatgtcatgtagcacactcattttggaagttatcattctgaaactgtccccatcatcctatctgaatgtttgttttatcttgttaattttaaagatgatacaacaataaaaataaaaaacatgtttttttcattgtattatctaaaccagatctattgtgtcaTATTCTCcgacattcaattcacatttacacaaacgtcagagtgttttctttcaaatggtaccaagaatatgcatatccttggttctgtgcctgagctccaggcagttagatttgggtatgtcttcaggcagaaattgaaaaaagtagggcTAGCTCTAAGAGTAAACtaagtagaaatagaatgaaacaaacaggcattctattttTGCTCTATTCTAGTGGTCACTATAGTAGACATCGATCAAGTGCATAATGCTACATGTGTGCAAAAATAACGTTCGCtgagtaaaaaatgtaataatcccccctcactcacacacaagtgTTACTGTCAAGTTCAACACAACTAAAGCAAAATCTTTGGGCAACACTGCACATTATTACATTGTACACTTTCTGCCTGTGGACATCGGTTCTACAATGTGCCAACAGAGCATGAtagataccctttgttggcataaTTGATCTTTTACCCAGAGAGTACACCTGGCATACCCCTTTTTATCCACTGTATTGAACAAATGAGAAAGAGGGAAGTGTGGTGTTCCTTTCACCTCTATAGTGGCATCCAGTTTAagccaggcccagctccactTAACTGTTTAACAAGCAACACCTCATTTTCCcctaattctctcattctgaaaatGAACCACATAACTGGTTAGGTTACTAACATTAGCTCATCTGATGTAACGTTAGCTGTCTGACTTTTTTAGCCAGCTAATTTTCACACCATAAACTAAATTATTTGACCAGTTCAGTTggctaatgttgctcaacatttctctggAAAGCTATAACGGATAATTCAATCCAGCTAGCAAAATACTTAACAATGCTAACAATACTTGTTTCACCACaccttctccctcacctcaaactttccaaatgACCGTTTCCGGTTAGAGCTCATGAAGTAGGCTTCTCACCTACCTCTTCGTTATAGTTCAGGGGACCTACCGCTGTAAATGAACAGTCAAACTGCCTTCCACGCCTCTTTCCAGAGCGCACGCTGACGCTGCAACTAGCACATTGGTCGTATGTTCTCTATTCAGTCGCGTCCTGCATTCTGTTGTTATGTGAACGCCTCGGATACAGCCAGTACTGCTCCAAACGCTCATCACTCGTTCGCATACAGCCAGTACTGCTCCAAACGCTCATCACTCGTTCGCATACAGCCAGTACTGCTCCAAACGCTCATCACTCGTTCGCATACAGCCAGTACTGCTCCAAACGCTCATCACTCGTTCGCATACAGCCAGTACTGCTCCAAACGCTCATCACTCGTTCGCTTACAGCCAGTACTGCTCCAAACGCTCATCACTCGTTCGCATACAGCCAGTACTGCTCCAAACGCTCATCACTCGTTCGCATACAGCCAGTACTGCTCCAAACGCTCATCACTCGTTCGCATACAGCCAGTACTGCTCCAAACGCTCATCACTCATTCGCATACAGCCAGTACTGTTCCAAACGCTCATCACTCGTTCGCATACAGCCAGTACTGCTCCAAACGCTCATCACTCGTTCACTTACAGCCAGTACTGCTCCAAACGCTCATCACTCGTTCGCATACAGCCAGTACTGCTCCAAACGCTCATCCCTCGTTCGCATACAGCCAGTACTGCTCCAAACGCTCATCACTCGTTCGCATACAGCCAGTACTGCTCCAAACACTCATCACTCATTCGCATACAGCCAGTAGTCATCCAAAGCCCCCCCCCTTGCCCAAACTTCCCTCGACGGATCTACACCAATCACGTAGGTCACCTATTTTGGATTCAAAACAGAGAattctgctgaaaggtgactaGTTTGCATCCCTGAGAAAGGGTCATTGAGATAGACCGTCTCATATCTGCAGTGCTACTTACATGTTCCCTGACTGCAGACTGTACTTCTTGCGACCCAGCTTGGTGGTCTGCTGGGTAAAGTACTCATGGCGGTCCGACTTCTTCCACATGTAGTAATACTCCACACACTCCCCCACCGACCGTGTGCGTACCTGACATGTAAACACACTGTGCTTTACTGTTTGCTGCAGTATGGAGATCAGTGAGTTTCCTGATCAATGCAGACAAGCAGGTTTGAACAGGTGCGCCTGTACAGGTTATGATGAAGCAGCTGTCAACATTTGCATTTAAGGGGTAATGTATGATACCAGTCAATGTCATGACTGAAAAACAGAGAATTCCAGCTTTGTAGCAAATCAGGTTCTCCCCAAACCTGACGATGGAAGTTTCGGTTCTTGCTCACCTTATTGGCCTGAATGAGGTGGAAGTTCTTCCCATGAACGCGATAGCCATGTTCAAAGTTTCGACACTCTTCCTCGCTCCAGGCACACAGCTCCTCTACACAGaaggcaacagcagttaggtggGAATATACCCTAAAAGCAGACTTTAATTATTTGTAACTCATACTACAACTCTATTACAGTAACTCACCATGTCAAGATGATAACTGTAAATCCATTCTCCCCATAAGCGCCACAAAGTTTGAATGCAATGATTTCCATTATCTATATTATAATACCGCAAGACAATGAATCATTTGTCAGCCTACACTGGAGCGGGCACAATTGGCTACATTTTCTCCTACACTCCCAGCTTGGATGTGCACAACTGGAAATGCAGGATCAAAAACATTTTATAGCCTTAGTCAAGATGGCAGACCATGGCCCATATTCAAAAAGGGTTTCAGGGTAGGACTGCTGATACGAATAAGATATAAGACTCTTGTGAGCCCCGAGGTTTAGCCTAAATATTTGATCTAGGCAATTATATAGAATGAGTGTGTTTTCAAGTTGTTGGTAACATGGGTTCATGTTAGGTCTATCAAATAATTGCATTTCCAAGGGAAAGCAGAGGAAGTTCCAAAGAAGTTCCATGATCCCACAAGAAATTTGGgacatattttttaaatgctcTGAAATTGAAAATACTAGTAGCATCCAGAGACTAAACAGCTGGAGAGCATTAACAACACATTTTTGATTTACAGGGGTGGTTATTGAGTTGAAGGATCTTAATTCAACGCGATACAATTTTGTTTTTGGGggaacaaccaccaccaccccacccacCACCCCTGGTGGTTGGTACCTCAAAGGCAACATTGTATTGAGTTGAATTAATCATTCGCTTCCATTAGTGAGTTATTATTGATATAAGTTTATAGAGTTGTTGTTACTAGTAAGGTATTGCAAGAAGATGCCAAATGCATACTAGACAGCAGTAGAAAATGTGTAGTGAAAGGTCCTACCGCTGAACACTTTCACATTAAAGCGCAGTCTTCTCAGTGCCTCCTCTGCATTGAAGCTGCATTTCACCAGCTCATACAGAGCCTGAGGGAAAGAGACCAAAGGGGAAACAGTTGTGACTGAAATCTGTACCACAATGTGAACTCTGCAGAAGTTACTCAACATTCAAACAAAGTTCATTGGCCAACAAATGTatactggacaaaaatataaacgcaacatgtaaagtgttggtcccatgtttcatgagctaaaataaaagaccacagaaatgtttcatacagacaaaaagcttatttctccaaaatgttgtgctcaaattggtttacatccctgttaagtgagcatttctcctttgccaagatatgccacacctgtcaggtggatggattatcaagaagctgattaaacagcatgatcatcaaaagccactctaaaatgagcAGGTTGGTCACACAACACATTGCCACAGATGTttaagggagcgtgcaattggcatgctgactgcaggtatgtccaccagagctgttgccagagaatgtaatgttaatttctctaccataagccgccttcaatgttgttttagagaatttgtcagtgcgtccaacctgcctcacaaccacaaagcacatgtaaccacgccagcccaggacctccacatccggctttttcacctgcgggatcattcgagaccagccacccagacagctgatgaaacttaggagtattctgtctgtaataaaggctttTGGCAGGGAAGTATTATTCTGATTGGCTGTcagcgcccctgcccagtcatgtgaaatctataaatgagggcctaatgaatttatttcaattgactgacttccttatgaactgtaactcagtacaaTCATTGAAATTCttgcatgttgcgttcatatttttgttcagtatagctcTAGCCCCACTAAGTCCCACTCTGTTCCTGCTTTAGTCCCCAACCCGCTACAGTACCTGATCATTGTCTTTGATTATTTCCCCAGTGATAAGGGTGTCTTTAGCGCCCTCCTGGCCTCCCCATCTCTGGGCACTCAGTAAGAACTCCTCTACAACATGACCTGACAGCATGTCTGGGGTCCACAGGAGCTGGTCCTCATTCTCATAGACTGGGagcaggagatggagagacacacaggtaTAAGGATGTTTGTGAGACGGAGGTGAATCAAAAAGTGTCAACACACTAATCCAAAATATGCACTGATTCTGAAAGGGGAAATTTGGGGTTACCTCTCTCCTGGTCTGAGTATAGGCTGAGAGTAGGGATTTTGGCTTGGTACATTGAGCCCACCATGATGTCCTGGTAAAAGAACAACCACAGTTTCAGTCACacagaaaacaggtttttagatttacCTAAAGAGTAATTGTAGGGGATTTGAGCGCTGTTCAGTAGTCCCCAGTGTCTCACCTTGCGTCCATCATTGGAGGGAATGGAGGTGTCGTCATCATTGTCTGAGTCTTCTTCTGAGGTGCTGACTAAGGTGCCTTTGTCTCCACTTGCTAGGGAATGGGCTGGAGAATAAAAATGGGAACATTTGTTACACCActatacagtggtggaaaaagtacacaaATGTCATACTTCGAGTAAAAGTAAAtacaccttaatagaaaatgattcaagtaaaagtgagtcactcagtgaaatactacttgagtaaaagtctaaaagtatttggtttaaaacatacttaagtaccaaaagtaaaagtataaatcacttcaaattccttatattaagcaaaccaggtaGCACCATTTTCTTGTGTTTTTAATTTTctgatagtcaggggcacactccaacataatttacaaacaaagcatgtgtgtttagtgagtcagccagatcagaggcagtagggatgaccagggatgttctctgtttagtgagtctgccagatcagaggcagtagggatgaccagggatgttctctgtttagtgagtcagccagatcagaggcagtagggatgaccagggatgttctctgtttagtgagtcagccagatcagaggcagtagggatgaccagggatgttctctgtttagtgagtcagccagatcagaggcagtagggatgcccagggatgttctcttgataaatgtgtGAATTGAACCATTTTCCTCGCCTGCTAATCATTCAAAATGTGACAAGTACTcttgggtgtcaggaaaaaaagtacattattttctttaggaatgtagtgaagtaaaagtaaaagtagtcaaaaatataaatagtaaagtaacatacagataccccaaatgtcacgccttggtcattgtattttgtggttttgttatatgtttgggtaggccagggtgtgacatgggttatatgttgtttttcgtattggggtttgtagttttgggatcgcggctgattaggggtgttgtataggcttggctgcctgaggcgattctcaatcagagtcaggtgattctcgttgtctctgattgggaaccgtatttaggcagccttagtttcgctttgtatttcgtgggtgatcgttcctgtctttgtgtagtgttcaccagataggctgtaataagtttcacgttctgtttgttgttttttgtatttatgagttatttcatgttacgctcttcatttattaaagtcatgagtaaccaacacgctgcatttcggtccgactctcttccttcaacagacgaacgccgttacaccaaaaacttaagtagtactttaaagtatttttacttgaatactttacaccactgccaatATGTAGCATTCTCATAATACTACCCAATAACACCTTCCCGGTACAACAAATCAGTCTTGCCATAAAAGAGCATTCggaccatttaaaaaatatattgatgTGATATGACAGGAAGGGGATTCTCCTGAGTGGTGGGCTGGGTGGGTGGAGGTCTGTTAATGGAAAGTGGTAGCTGTGCTGGGAAGGGAGGAAGTGTGTCATACCCATTATATAGTATGATACTGTATAGGACATCAGTGGTTGTACCTCTTAGGTGGCGGCGGAGGAGGTCGGAGGCATGGGAGGTGACAGAGGGAGTGAGGTCATCAGCTGATGActcctcttcatcttctcctGAGAACAGATCCTTAGCTATCTGGTCCTGGAAGAATGGAACAGTCCATTACTGTCTCA of Oncorhynchus gorbuscha isolate QuinsamMale2020 ecotype Even-year linkage group LG15, OgorEven_v1.0, whole genome shotgun sequence contains these proteins:
- the LOC123997414 gene encoding mesoderm induction early response protein 2-like, with product MKMAARPHTGSEMPLEELLALYGYEVSDPLLQQDREPNELSASLPDMTLDKDQIAKDLFSGEDEEESSADDLTPSVTSHASDLLRRHLRAHSLASGDKGTLVSTSEEDSDNDDDTSIPSNDGRKDIMVGSMYQAKIPTLSLYSDQERVYENEDQLLWTPDMLSGHVVEEFLLSAQRWGGQEGAKDTLITGEIIKDNDQALYELVKCSFNAEEALRRLRFNVKVFSEELCAWSEEECRNFEHGYRVHGKNFHLIQANKVRTRSVGECVEYYYMWKKSDRHEYFTQQTTKLGRKKYSLQSGNMEDGEQDGEVGEMEGCSQIEPHSPPPVTDVDKQDAELQMEVLELCGAPCPSPSPQREQLFSHLSPLPSLKDLQQEPSLNCPSPVRCPTSPPAQLHPFPRPSGSPTSSPAEPHLLGSGFYQLQLGPFLPDGLSMGPEDGASQRLKVDFSLPSVPQPPPLPAIAPSSSVTSDFGAISSYLCPSALCPPPVQHSGSLTK